Part of the Sphingobacterium sp. LZ7M1 genome, TTTTACCTTGATCATTTACGAACTTCAAAAGGAAGTTAGCGTCTTTGTAGTCGATGTATTTAATACCGTTCTTTTTGAAGCGACAGTATTTTTTACGGTTGTCCTCTACTTTAGGAGCAGTCACGTATTGGATGTTTTCGTTTGCCATTAGTTTGCTACC contains:
- the rpsR gene encoding 30S ribosomal protein S18, with the translated sequence MANENIQYVTAPKVEDNRKKYCRFKKNGIKYIDYKDANFLLKFVNDQGKILPRRLTGTSLKFQRKVAQAVKRARIIGLMPYVTDSLK